In Candidatus Falkowbacteria bacterium, a genomic segment contains:
- a CDS encoding acyl-CoA desaturase encodes MTKINQSSPKFIGGDDKAIKLKNNLDHVIQNYKSTIPSLKGNTELRVKAFIMLFLYIVPFCLLVIYSPSGWVAVLLLAILGFGKVGSALNIMHDAAHGAFSENKWVNWLMSRTIYLQGDNLLNWKIQHNYYHHRYTNIHDLDEDIEPPWFLRFSENSPLRKIHRFQHIVAPFFYGFLTLGRFFGEIGKMLQYDKEQLPKQYSFTLGWEILKVSFLKIVYLFVAIVLPILITDYSWWQVLLGFFSVHYFSSILISFIFQTAHVVEGLEQHPEVTEGSNIDAHAYVHQIRTTCNFKTTKFFSWFIGGLNCQVEHHLYPTMSHVHYKKIASKIKEAIQGTSNNPNNFGYQYNEKSSFIAACISHLRKLKELGMQPQR; translated from the coding sequence ATGACAAAAATAAATCAATCATCCCCTAAATTTATCGGTGGCGATGATAAGGCTATTAAATTAAAAAATAACCTTGATCACGTAATCCAAAATTATAAATCTACCATTCCATCATTGAAGGGAAATACTGAGTTAAGAGTAAAAGCTTTCATTATGCTCTTTCTCTATATTGTTCCTTTCTGTCTACTTGTAATATATTCTCCGAGTGGTTGGGTGGCAGTTTTACTCTTAGCTATTCTGGGCTTTGGAAAAGTTGGTAGTGCCTTAAACATAATGCACGATGCCGCTCACGGGGCATTTTCCGAAAATAAATGGGTCAACTGGCTTATGAGTCGAACAATTTATCTGCAAGGTGATAATTTGTTGAATTGGAAAATTCAGCATAATTATTACCATCATAGATATACTAATATCCATGATTTGGATGAAGATATAGAACCACCATGGTTTCTGAGATTTTCAGAAAACAGTCCTTTGCGTAAAATTCATAGATTTCAGCATATAGTTGCGCCTTTTTTCTATGGATTTCTAACTCTTGGAAGATTTTTCGGAGAAATTGGAAAAATGTTGCAATATGATAAAGAACAATTACCCAAACAATATTCATTTACTTTGGGGTGGGAAATTTTAAAAGTATCCTTCCTGAAAATTGTCTATTTGTTCGTTGCAATAGTATTGCCTATCCTTATTACTGATTATTCATGGTGGCAAGTATTGCTTGGGTTTTTTTCAGTTCACTATTTCTCAAGCATACTTATTTCTTTTATTTTTCAAACTGCTCACGTAGTTGAGGGGCTTGAACAACATCCGGAAGTAACAGAAGGAAGTAATATTGATGCTCATGCATATGTTCATCAAATACGAACAACCTGTAATTTTAAAACTACCAAATTCTTTAGCTGGTTTATTGGTGGTTTAAATTGTCAGGTTGAGCATCATCTCTATCCGACGATGTCACATGTGCACTACAAAAAAATAGCTTCTAAAATTAAAGAAGCTATACAAGGAACATCGAATAATCCAAATAACTTTGGATATCAATATAATGAAAAATCAAGCTTCATTGCAGCTTGCATATCCCATTTAAGAAAACTTAAAGAGTTAGGTATGCAACCTCAAAGGTGA
- the ruvC gene encoding crossover junction endodeoxyribonuclease RuvC — translation MNTIIGFDPGIADTGFGVIKKENGKLICLEYGSIKTDSKLSLSERLVIVYSSVQKILKKHSPAVVCVEELFFSKNVKTAMVVGQARGVVLLAIEQAGIPMIEFTPNQVKQAVSSYGSAAKDQVQRMVQMLLRLEDIPKPDDAADALAIAICGSGTV, via the coding sequence ATGAACACTATTATCGGTTTTGACCCAGGAATTGCTGACACTGGTTTTGGTGTTATTAAAAAAGAGAATGGAAAATTAATTTGCTTAGAATATGGTTCAATTAAAACCGACTCAAAACTTTCTTTGTCAGAACGATTAGTTATAGTATATTCCAGTGTTCAAAAGATTTTGAAGAAACATTCACCAGCTGTAGTCTGTGTTGAAGAATTATTTTTTTCAAAGAATGTAAAAACGGCAATGGTGGTTGGTCAGGCTCGGGGAGTAGTGTTATTAGCGATTGAACAAGCTGGAATTCCTATGATTGAATTTACTCCAAATCAAGTAAAGCAAGCAGTCTCATCGTATGGCAGTGCTGCCAAAGATCAGGTACAACGAATGGTGCAAATGTTACTTCGATTAGAGGATATCCCAAAACCAGATGATGCTGCTGACGCTTTGGCGATTGCGATTTGTGGCAGTGGTACAGTTTGA
- a CDS encoding YebC/PmpR family DNA-binding transcriptional regulator, which produces MSGHSKWATTKRAKAVVDAKRGTIFTKVSNLISIAARKGGDPEINFQLRLAIDKAREANMPKDNIERAIKRGTGEGGGGPIEELIYEGIGPAQTQFVVKVLTDSRNRAAATIRHTFSKFGGSLGAVLWNFEQKGLIMIAKDVWDASGLEWDTFILEGIDVGFEDAIFEDEGIVIYTKPDHFAQVKKWLETKKLSTSSAEIEYVAKEKVTLSDSDQEKVNTFIEALEADEDVSEYYTNCS; this is translated from the coding sequence ATGTCAGGACACTCAAAATGGGCAACAACTAAAAGAGCAAAAGCAGTCGTTGATGCAAAACGTGGCACTATTTTTACTAAGGTCAGTAACCTAATTTCCATTGCCGCTCGCAAGGGTGGTGACCCAGAAATTAATTTTCAGTTACGACTAGCGATTGATAAGGCTCGTGAAGCAAATATGCCCAAGGATAATATTGAACGGGCAATTAAACGTGGAACTGGCGAAGGTGGCGGGGGACCAATTGAAGAATTAATATATGAAGGGATTGGTCCAGCCCAGACTCAATTTGTGGTAAAAGTATTAACAGATAGTCGTAACCGCGCTGCGGCCACAATACGTCATACCTTTTCAAAGTTTGGTGGATCACTTGGTGCAGTGCTTTGGAATTTTGAACAGAAAGGTCTGATTATGATTGCTAAAGATGTTTGGGATGCCAGCGGACTTGAGTGGGATACCTTTATTCTTGAGGGAATTGATGTTGGATTTGAAGATGCCATTTTTGAAGATGAAGGCATAGTTATCTATACAAAGCCTGATCATTTTGCGCAAGTAAAAAAATGGTTGGAGACTAAAAAATTATCAACTTCATCAGCCGAGATTGAATATGTTGCCAAAGAAAAAGTTACTTTATCTGATAGTGATCAGGAAAAAGTAAATACATTTATTGAAGCTCTGGAAGCCGATGAAGATGTCAGTGAGTATTATACAAATTGTAGTTAG
- a CDS encoding Nramp family divalent metal transporter, giving the protein MPKPNPTKLFPKPIIFKKIIGPSFIILAFGLGSGELILWPYLTANYGLGIVWAAMIGLMCQYFINMEIERYALVRGESVFVGLHRHLPKATYWFIASTFIGFGLPGIIAAAAKSLSFAFGFEEFKWLAIGLLILFGLILSAGKSIYGLMEKITKVIILFSVFILLFLVLMIIRFENIVEFWKGLQGFGPGYRFIPEGISLATFLAAFAYSGAGGNLNLAQSIYIKEKGYGMGAYSQKISGLFHQQKTDAEIKLEGEKFNSTPQNIKNYKSWWKRINLEHGLVFGVLGFVAMALLMMLAYASTFGITDNSEGIAFIQNQSQHIAMVLGSPFGVMFLLLVGLLLSQTQLGVLDSTSRIMSENTALIEINKHKKKKINLSKIYYFFLWSQIAFGILLFLLDFKEPKELIILGAIINAWAMIVHIALVYYLNHKELAKEFRPAMWRKIVMIVIFLLFLGFGLVTLWSNLMK; this is encoded by the coding sequence ATGCCTAAGCCTAACCCGACTAAACTCTTTCCAAAGCCAATTATTTTTAAAAAAATTATTGGCCCTAGTTTTATTATTTTGGCCTTTGGCCTTGGTTCAGGTGAGTTAATTCTATGGCCATATTTAACAGCTAATTATGGCCTGGGTATTGTTTGGGCGGCTATGATTGGTTTGATGTGCCAGTATTTTATTAATATGGAAATTGAACGCTATGCTTTGGTCCGAGGTGAAAGTGTTTTTGTTGGTTTACATCGCCATCTGCCAAAAGCAACGTACTGGTTTATTGCCTCAACTTTTATTGGTTTTGGTTTGCCGGGTATTATTGCGGCAGCAGCCAAAAGTCTTTCTTTTGCTTTTGGGTTTGAAGAATTTAAGTGGTTAGCAATTGGTTTATTAATTTTGTTTGGTTTGATATTGAGTGCGGGTAAATCTATTTATGGTTTAATGGAAAAAATAACCAAAGTAATTATTTTATTTTCAGTTTTTATTTTGTTATTTTTGGTTTTAATGATAATCAGATTTGAAAATATTGTAGAATTTTGGAAAGGGTTGCAAGGTTTTGGACCAGGCTATCGCTTTATCCCCGAAGGCATTAGTCTTGCAACTTTTCTGGCTGCTTTTGCTTATTCCGGTGCTGGTGGAAATTTGAATTTAGCCCAATCTATTTATATTAAAGAAAAAGGCTATGGTATGGGAGCTTATAGTCAAAAAATTAGCGGATTATTTCATCAACAAAAAACTGATGCTGAAATAAAATTAGAAGGTGAGAAATTTAATAGTACGCCACAGAATATAAAAAATTATAAAAGTTGGTGGAAGCGGATTAACTTGGAGCATGGTTTGGTTTTTGGTGTTCTTGGTTTTGTAGCTATGGCTTTATTAATGATGCTAGCCTATGCTTCAACCTTTGGTATTACTGATAATAGTGAAGGTATTGCCTTTATACAAAATCAAAGTCAGCATATTGCGATGGTGCTTGGTTCGCCATTTGGAGTGATGTTCTTGTTGCTAGTTGGTTTATTGCTTTCCCAAACTCAACTGGGGGTTCTTGATTCAACGTCACGAATAATGTCAGAAAATACCGCCTTAATTGAAATTAATAAACACAAGAAAAAGAAAATTAATTTAAGTAAAATTTATTATTTTTTTCTATGGTCACAAATCGCCTTTGGCATACTATTGTTCTTACTTGATTTTAAAGAACCTAAAGAATTAATAATTCTTGGGGCAATAATAAACGCTTGGGCAATGATTGTTCATATTGCCCTGGTCTATTATTTAAATCATAAAGAACTGGCCAAAGAATTTCGTCCGGCTATGTGGCGTAAAATAGTTATGATAGTTATTTTTCTTCTCTTTTTGGGCTTTGGACTTGTGACCTTGTGGAGTAATTTAATGAAATAG
- a CDS encoding undecaprenyl-diphosphate phosphatase yields the protein MNFFQAIILGIIEGLTEFLPISSTAHLIIANRLLAISITDFVKSFDIIIQLGAILAVVVLYARRLLLDRPTLQKIIVAFIPTAIIGFFLYPFIKNNLLENIPLMAYALIIGGIIMIIFEYKKPTQKLEKHISYYRALLIGFFQSLAIIPGVSRAGATIIGGQSLGISRKTIVEFSFLLAIPTMIAASGLDVIKSDFKFTTYEWSLLAVGFVTAFITALLAVRFFLRYIEKHSFSAFGWYRIIIGLLILFLLM from the coding sequence ATGAATTTTTTTCAAGCTATTATTCTTGGGATTATTGAAGGATTAACTGAGTTTTTACCAATTTCTTCAACCGCCCATCTTATTATTGCTAATCGCTTATTAGCCATCTCAATCACTGACTTTGTAAAAAGTTTTGATATTATTATTCAACTGGGAGCAATCTTGGCTGTGGTAGTTCTATATGCTCGACGATTATTGTTAGATCGTCCGACCTTACAAAAAATAATTGTCGCCTTTATTCCAACAGCCATTATTGGTTTCTTTTTGTATCCCTTTATTAAAAATAACTTGTTAGAAAATATTCCTCTTATGGCCTATGCCTTGATCATTGGAGGAATTATAATGATTATTTTTGAATACAAAAAACCAACCCAAAAATTAGAAAAACATATTTCTTATTATAGAGCGTTACTAATTGGTTTTTTTCAATCTTTGGCCATCATTCCTGGTGTGTCACGTGCCGGAGCAACTATAATTGGTGGACAGTCACTTGGTATCAGCCGAAAAACGATTGTTGAATTTTCTTTTTTGCTAGCCATCCCAACCATGATTGCTGCCAGTGGGCTTGATGTAATAAAAAGTGATTTTAAGTTTACAACTTACGAATGGAGCTTACTTGCCGTTGGCTTTGTAACTGCTTTTATAACTGCCTTATTAGCCGTTCGCTTTTTTCTTCGTTATATAGAAAAACATTCTTTCTCTGCTTTTGGATGGTATAGAATAATTATTGGTTTGTTAATTTTATTTCTTTTGATGTAA
- the typA gene encoding translational GTPase TypA encodes MKNLRNIAIIAHVDHGKTTLVDALLKQSETRLNKETADSTLIMDSNELERERGITIFSKNASVVYKGTKINIIDTPGHADFGGEVERVLKMADGCLLLIDAKEGPMPQTRFVLKKALALGLRVIVVVNKIDKPGARTDFALNKTFDLFVELGATDEIIDFPIIYASAKNGLAGESDNLSDMKDITPVFEMILKHIPEPVGDASKPLQMLVTTISGDSFKGRLATGILFNGKIKMGQQITRIKHDGTTTNHRLVSLMTYQGLERVDTEDAHVGDIIAISGIADINIGETIADPNNPEALPILTIEEPTVQMVFTVNDSPFAGKEGKFSTSRQIRERLMNELENDMALRVEDHSSGGWVVSGRGELHLAILIERLRREGFEFQVSRPQVITKNIEGRTHVPFEQVFIEVPEEYSGTVIQKLGSRHAEMKDMRKEGITVFLEFIMPTRGLFGYRSEFLSDTRGLGLINASFLDYRQDSAQWPERDRGSLVAFETGTSNLYGLLNVQGRGTLFFGPGIPVYKGQVIGQNARSEDIEVNICKAKQLSNMRSKGEGVSEHFKAPKTMDLEESLEYIGDDELVEVTPLNIRIRKMTLDKALARKKELGIK; translated from the coding sequence ATGAAAAATCTAAGAAACATCGCAATTATCGCTCACGTTGACCATGGTAAAACTACCTTGGTTGATGCTTTGCTCAAACAATCAGAAACCCGTCTTAATAAAGAAACGGCTGATTCAACCTTGATTATGGACTCCAATGAATTGGAACGTGAACGAGGAATCACTATTTTTTCCAAAAATGCTTCTGTTGTCTATAAAGGCACAAAAATTAATATTATTGACACCCCTGGTCACGCCGACTTTGGTGGTGAAGTTGAACGTGTCTTAAAAATGGCTGACGGTTGTTTGTTATTAATTGATGCCAAAGAAGGTCCAATGCCTCAAACTCGATTTGTCTTAAAAAAAGCTTTGGCTCTTGGACTTCGTGTTATTGTCGTTGTAAACAAAATTGACAAACCAGGTGCTCGCACTGATTTTGCTTTAAATAAAACTTTTGATTTATTTGTTGAACTTGGTGCAACGGATGAAATTATTGATTTTCCAATTATCTACGCATCAGCAAAAAATGGTTTAGCTGGCGAATCAGATAATCTAAGCGACATGAAAGATATCACTCCAGTCTTTGAAATGATTCTAAAGCATATTCCCGAACCAGTTGGTGATGCCAGTAAGCCTTTACAAATGTTAGTCACCACAATTTCTGGTGATTCATTTAAGGGACGACTTGCAACCGGAATTTTATTTAATGGAAAAATAAAGATGGGCCAACAAATTACCCGAATTAAACATGATGGCACAACCACCAATCATCGTTTAGTATCTTTGATGACGTATCAAGGCCTTGAACGAGTTGACACTGAAGATGCACACGTTGGTGACATCATCGCAATTTCTGGAATTGCTGATATTAATATTGGCGAAACAATTGCTGATCCAAACAACCCCGAAGCACTGCCAATTCTTACAATTGAAGAACCAACAGTTCAGATGGTATTCACAGTTAATGATTCACCCTTTGCTGGCAAAGAAGGAAAGTTTTCTACTTCACGTCAAATTCGTGAACGATTAATGAATGAATTGGAAAATGATATGGCCTTGCGAGTTGAAGATCATTCATCTGGTGGTTGGGTAGTTTCTGGTCGTGGTGAATTACACTTAGCAATTTTGATTGAACGCTTGCGACGTGAAGGTTTTGAATTTCAAGTTTCTCGCCCACAAGTAATTACAAAAAATATTGAGGGCAGAACTCATGTTCCTTTTGAACAAGTCTTTATTGAAGTGCCGGAGGAATATTCTGGTACTGTCATACAAAAACTTGGAAGTCGTCATGCGGAAATGAAAGATATGCGCAAAGAAGGGATCACAGTTTTTCTAGAATTTATTATGCCAACTCGTGGTTTGTTTGGGTATCGCAGTGAATTTTTATCAGATACTCGCGGACTTGGATTAATTAACGCTAGCTTTCTTGACTATCGTCAGGATAGTGCGCAGTGGCCAGAGCGTGATCGCGGATCCTTGGTCGCTTTTGAAACCGGCACTTCAAATTTATATGGCTTGTTAAACGTTCAAGGACGAGGAACACTATTCTTTGGGCCTGGTATTCCAGTCTATAAAGGCCAGGTTATTGGACAAAATGCTCGTAGTGAAGATATTGAAGTTAATATTTGTAAAGCTAAACAATTGTCTAACATGCGCTCAAAGGGTGAAGGTGTCAGCGAACATTTCAAAGCTCCAAAAACTATGGACCTTGAAGAGTCTTTGGAATATATTGGCGATGATGAATTAGTTGAAGTAACTCCATTAAATATTAGAATACGAAAAATGACTCTTGATAAGGCATTAGCTCGAAAAAAAGAATTAGGGATTAAATAA
- a CDS encoding DHH family phosphoesterase, whose translation MEKRDKKVIIISHEDPDIDSIFSTLAIIYFFLGIKDLIKFFQNSDWRDVIVLKPANWDGKGMKPNNIAVDIHAGGRGIKGEIIEGKTYSAFNSVMSKYAPKEMNEALADFICYVDTFDSTGDVLKTLAGDYMGNLSFAQDYMDILRTGSLESQIQGVKSYLRRYGHEGQKDLIAHYALPFLAQIKIAKQKIRAKEMYSSRVVSLLPDKKSPVCIKMTDAPFEICDLAFARGAEVMVFYGQKIKGNEMMGVKRRPGSDFPVSHPRIMEVIKKKGEFWYCCDHLIATGTPKGPPKFQTKVLVNSLCVAVQSVYRELYTKK comes from the coding sequence ATGGAAAAGAGAGATAAAAAAGTAATAATAATTTCTCATGAGGATCCGGATATAGATTCAATATTTTCAACTTTAGCAATTATTTATTTTTTTCTAGGAATAAAGGATTTAATAAAATTTTTCCAAAACTCAGATTGGCGTGATGTTATTGTTCTTAAGCCAGCAAATTGGGATGGTAAAGGTATGAAACCTAATAATATCGCTGTTGATATTCATGCCGGAGGGAGAGGAATAAAAGGAGAGATTATTGAAGGGAAAACTTACTCAGCTTTCAATAGCGTGATGTCAAAATATGCACCAAAGGAGATGAATGAAGCTTTAGCTGATTTCATTTGTTACGTTGATACATTTGATTCTACTGGCGACGTATTAAAAACCTTGGCCGGTGATTATATGGGTAACCTTTCTTTTGCACAAGATTATATGGATATTTTAAGAACCGGTAGTTTAGAATCACAGATACAAGGTGTTAAATCTTATTTGAGACGATATGGTCATGAAGGTCAGAAAGATTTAATTGCCCATTATGCACTCCCTTTTCTCGCTCAAATAAAGATTGCAAAACAGAAAATAAGAGCCAAGGAGATGTACTCCTCTCGGGTAGTTTCATTACTTCCGGATAAAAAAAGCCCGGTATGTATTAAAATGACCGATGCTCCTTTTGAGATTTGTGATCTTGCTTTTGCAAGAGGTGCAGAGGTTATGGTATTTTATGGGCAAAAAATAAAAGGCAATGAAATGATGGGTGTAAAGAGAAGACCCGGTTCGGATTTTCCAGTTAGTCACCCAAGAATTATGGAAGTGATCAAGAAAAAGGGTGAATTTTGGTATTGTTGTGATCACTTAATCGCAACTGGAACCCCAAAAGGTCCACCTAAATTTCAAACAAAGGTGCTTGTAAATAGTCTTTGTGTCGCGGTGCAAAGTGTGTATCGCGAACTTTACACAAAAAAATAA
- the rpsT gene encoding 30S ribosomal protein S20, producing MPNKKSAEKELRKSIKRAVKNAKVKDTINLLTKKTKKAISASEDVAKDLLKETMTAIDKAAKTGLIKKNTRDRKKSRLHKKLNAMIKGKK from the coding sequence ATGCCTAATAAAAAATCAGCAGAAAAAGAACTGCGAAAAAGTATCAAGCGTGCGGTTAAAAATGCAAAAGTTAAAGATACAATTAATCTCTTAACAAAGAAAACTAAGAAAGCAATTTCAGCTTCAGAAGATGTTGCCAAGGATCTTTTGAAAGAAACAATGACTGCTATTGATAAAGCAGCTAAGACTGGTTTAATTAAAAAGAATACTCGCGACCGAAAAAAGTCCAGACTTCATAAAAAATTAAACGCCATGATTAAGGGGAAAAAATAA
- the holA gene encoding DNA polymerase III subunit delta → MIIFLYGPDDFRAKQKINELREKFIKEVDPTGSSVVSIDGAKTTIDELSTLYRPASLFSKRRFITLSNIMNNKQVEILEELGEFLQKEKNNENILVIYEPNFVEKKIAGKNLIMKPGADNKTLPLNKIEKKLFDYLVKSQFVQFFDVLSGSDLTKLLLTMIKKNGVRISNSTLQLLTGLVGTDLWLLSQEINKLSAYALASGKEEATITDEMVKEMVSQSLIDGIFSLTDALGNRQASLAVKLFNEQIIGGAHPHYLLTMMLWQFKTLASVRQGLDSGKTSKELAKSLGLHPYVLEKSINQVRKFNLISLQNAINRLIDLDFKSKTGQGKLEELLPVVLVSL, encoded by the coding sequence ATGATTATCTTTCTCTATGGTCCTGATGACTTCCGGGCTAAGCAAAAAATCAACGAATTACGGGAAAAGTTTATCAAAGAAGTGGATCCAACCGGTTCCAGTGTGGTTTCGATTGATGGAGCAAAAACGACAATTGATGAACTCTCAACCCTCTATCGACCTGCCTCGCTTTTTTCAAAGCGTCGCTTTATTACCCTGTCTAATATTATGAATAATAAGCAAGTTGAGATATTAGAAGAGCTAGGAGAGTTTTTACAAAAAGAAAAAAACAATGAAAATATTTTGGTTATCTATGAGCCAAACTTTGTTGAAAAGAAAATTGCCGGAAAAAATTTAATAATGAAGCCAGGAGCAGATAACAAGACATTGCCGTTAAATAAAATAGAAAAAAAGTTATTTGATTATTTGGTAAAAAGTCAGTTTGTGCAATTTTTTGATGTATTGTCTGGTAGTGATCTGACAAAATTATTACTCACTATGATTAAAAAAAACGGTGTCCGGATTTCAAATTCCACACTGCAATTATTAACTGGGTTGGTTGGAACAGATCTCTGGTTATTATCACAAGAAATAAATAAACTCTCTGCCTATGCACTGGCGTCGGGAAAAGAGGAAGCAACTATCACTGATGAGATGGTTAAAGAAATGGTTAGTCAATCATTAATTGACGGAATTTTTTCTTTAACTGATGCTTTGGGAAATCGACAAGCAAGTCTAGCTGTGAAATTATTTAATGAGCAAATAATTGGTGGTGCTCATCCTCACTATTTACTGACTATGATGCTTTGGCAATTTAAGACCTTGGCTTCTGTTCGTCAGGGGCTTGATAGTGGCAAGACTTCAAAAGAGTTAGCTAAGTCGCTTGGTTTGCATCCCTATGTTTTAGAAAAAAGTATTAATCAGGTCAGAAAGTTTAATTTGATTAGTTTGCAAAATGCAATTAATCGTTTAATTGATCTAGATTTTAAATCAAAGACAGGGCAGGGTAAGTTGGAGGAGTTGTTGCCTGTTGTCTTGGTGAGTTTATAG
- a CDS encoding DNA helicase UvrD: protein MKTILDLHIHSKYSRACSPQLTLENIDTTCRQKGIGIVATGDFTYPAWFKSIENELEEIMHTGLYKLKTRNNTDLKFILSTELSLIYKDNGKVRRVHIMVTAPNLQAVKKLNEYLDKHYNIRSDGRPILGMSCPDLVKLCLSIDPHFLIYPAHIWTPWFAMFGSKSGFDSVEECFHDQTDHIYAYETGISSDPTMNWRLSQLDHLTLLSNSDAHSLPNLAREANVFDLSDLPTYQEIYSSIKNRDTKKILYTIEFWPEEGMYHFDGHRACGISFTPKQSQEHKNLCPVCGKSLVIGVLNRVNEMADRTEGKKPKKAIPFKQTVELDKIIGEALGIKNRQSTKIQEIYHSMLTSLGTELDILLEIPLKQIKKYTTSEVAEGIRRVRDGELFITPGFDGQYGKVKIFSPKEKISKQKSYFKQ, encoded by the coding sequence ATGAAAACTATCCTTGACCTCCATATCCATTCCAAATATTCACGAGCCTGTAGCCCTCAATTAACGCTTGAGAATATTGATACAACCTGTAGACAAAAAGGCATTGGCATTGTGGCGACCGGAGACTTTACCTACCCAGCTTGGTTTAAATCAATAGAAAATGAGTTGGAAGAAATTATGCATACAGGATTATATAAATTAAAAACACGAAACAATACTGATTTAAAATTCATTCTATCAACTGAGCTATCATTAATTTATAAAGATAACGGAAAGGTCCGACGAGTACATATTATGGTAACAGCTCCAAACCTTCAAGCTGTCAAAAAACTAAATGAATATCTTGATAAGCATTATAATATTCGATCTGACGGGCGACCAATTCTTGGTATGAGTTGTCCAGACTTAGTAAAACTCTGCTTATCAATAGACCCCCATTTTCTAATTTACCCAGCTCATATTTGGACACCATGGTTTGCTATGTTTGGTTCAAAATCTGGCTTTGACTCTGTTGAAGAATGTTTTCATGACCAAACTGATCATATTTATGCTTATGAAACTGGCATATCAAGTGACCCAACCATGAACTGGCGTTTATCACAACTTGACCATCTAACCTTACTTTCAAACTCTGATGCCCACTCACTGCCAAATCTTGCTCGTGAAGCCAACGTTTTTGATTTAAGTGATCTACCAACCTATCAAGAAATTTATAGCAGTATAAAAAATAGAGATACAAAAAAAATTCTTTACACCATTGAATTTTGGCCCGAGGAAGGTATGTATCATTTTGATGGACATCGAGCCTGTGGAATTAGTTTTACTCCCAAACAGTCACAAGAACATAAGAATCTCTGCCCGGTTTGCGGTAAATCACTTGTTATTGGTGTTCTTAACCGTGTAAATGAAATGGCAGATCGCACTGAAGGCAAAAAACCAAAAAAAGCCATCCCTTTTAAACAAACAGTTGAATTGGATAAAATAATTGGTGAAGCTCTTGGTATAAAAAATAGACAATCCACAAAAATTCAAGAGATATATCACTCAATGCTGACTTCACTGGGAACTGAATTAGATATATTATTAGAAATTCCCTTAAAACAAATAAAAAAATATACAACCAGCGAAGTTGCTGAAGGAATCCGCCGTGTTCGTGATGGAGAGTTATTCATTACACCTGGTTTTGATGGGCAATATGGAAAAGTAAAGATTTTTTCTCCGAAAGAAAAGATTTCCAAACAAAAAAGTTATTTTAAGCAATAA